The following proteins are co-located in the Deinococcus metallilatus genome:
- a CDS encoding ABC transporter permease, which translates to MTTISAPPQRRESRVKGLLTSRPVMKLRRNKLAMFGLVIVLVFVLIAFFAPFIARPSTEAGGNCLRDLNLSSPTQIYNPANSGFWRALFAAPPSCYSIERESFAPNPTPPSAQAYFGTSQGYDIFYGLIWGTRTMFKLALIIVSITLVVGIVIGAISGFYGGWIDNLIQRFIDVIFALPGLVLTIILVTFLRARNPGVDPLFPIIVAYTVAGWASYARIVRGEVLRTRQLEYVDAARSLGARDWRLILKHVVPNSLASVITIAVLDLGTIPLSVAALSFLGLGFPTGYAEWGQLVDFARAWLQPQFWWVMVYPAAFIILFSLGFNLFGDALRDAYDPKSR; encoded by the coding sequence ATGACGACGATCAGTGCTCCCCCCCAGCGCCGCGAAAGCCGCGTCAAGGGCCTCCTGACCTCGCGGCCAGTGATGAAGCTGCGCCGCAACAAGCTGGCCATGTTCGGGCTGGTGATCGTGCTGGTGTTTGTCCTGATCGCGTTCTTCGCGCCCTTCATCGCCCGGCCCTCCACCGAGGCGGGCGGCAACTGCCTGCGCGACCTGAATCTCAGCAGTCCCACCCAGATTTACAACCCGGCCAATTCCGGGTTCTGGCGGGCACTCTTCGCCGCCCCGCCCAGTTGCTACTCCATCGAGCGCGAGAGCTTCGCGCCCAACCCCACGCCCCCCAGCGCGCAGGCCTACTTCGGCACCAGCCAGGGCTACGACATCTTCTACGGCCTGATCTGGGGCACCCGCACGATGTTCAAGCTGGCCCTGATCATCGTGAGCATCACGCTGGTGGTGGGCATCGTCATCGGCGCGATCAGCGGCTTCTACGGTGGCTGGATCGACAACCTGATCCAGCGGTTCATCGACGTGATCTTCGCCCTGCCGGGCCTGGTGCTCACCATCATCCTGGTGACGTTCCTGCGCGCCCGCAATCCCGGGGTGGACCCCCTCTTCCCGATCATCGTCGCCTACACGGTGGCGGGCTGGGCCAGTTACGCCCGCATCGTGCGTGGCGAGGTGCTGCGGACCCGGCAACTGGAGTACGTGGACGCGGCCCGCTCGCTGGGCGCCCGCGACTGGCGGCTGATCCTGAAACACGTGGTTCCCAACAGCCTCGCCAGCGTCATCACCATCGCGGTGCTGGACCTGGGCACCATTCCGCTCAGCGTGGCCGCGCTGTCCTTCCTGGGGCTGGGCTTCCCCACCGGCTACGCCGAATGGGGCCAGCTCGTGGACTTCGCCCGCGCCTGGCTGCAACCCCAGTTCTGGTGGGTGATGGTCTACCCGGCGGCCTTTATCATCCTGTTCAGCCTGGGCTTCAACCTCTTCGGTGACGCCCTGCGCGACGCCTACGACCCCAAGAGCCGCTGA
- a CDS encoding GNAT family N-acetyltransferase, with translation MYAETHRLLLVPLTREVIETRLARDTFRAAVPTPQGPLTVSYPPAWPGDLLPLFPRRLADFNPGKEAWSATLVERATLTAVGQMGAKGTPDAHGDQEIGYGLNPEVWNQGYATEAVSALVAALLARPDVRRVTAQTAITNPASGRVLEKLGFSRVGTAWDEEDGDLLVWARGTE, from the coding sequence ATGTACGCCGAAACCCACCGCCTGCTGCTGGTGCCTCTCACGCGCGAGGTGATCGAGACGCGCCTGGCCCGCGACACCTTCCGCGCGGCGGTGCCCACGCCGCAGGGACCCCTCACCGTCAGCTACCCGCCCGCCTGGCCCGGCGACCTCCTGCCCCTGTTTCCCCGGCGGCTGGCCGATTTCAACCCCGGGAAGGAGGCCTGGAGCGCCACCCTGGTCGAGCGGGCCACCCTCACCGCCGTCGGCCAGATGGGCGCGAAGGGCACGCCGGACGCGCACGGCGACCAGGAGATCGGCTACGGTCTGAACCCCGAGGTCTGGAATCAGGGTTACGCCACAGAGGCGGTCAGCGCCCTCGTGGCGGCCCTGCTCGCCCGGCCCGACGTGCGGCGCGTGACCGCCCAGACCGCCATCACCAATCCGGCCAGCGGGCGCGTGCTGGAAAAACTGGGCTTTTCCAGGGTCGGCACCGCCTGGGACGAGGAGGACGGTGACCTGCTGGTGTGGGCACGCGGGACAGAATGA
- a CDS encoding ABC transporter permease, producing MLNFIIRRLLQIPLVMLVLSILIVALTMLLTPAQRAAGYIRSEQQAAQLERIIRDRGLDQPFPVQYGKWLSSTLHGDLGFSKASGQPVLDTIKARLPNTIELSLVTAIPIILLGVWLGTLSALHKDKFLDQVLRVFAVLGYSLPSFVLGIVLLAVFYGYLGWLPGAGQLEVINQFSVGDLKRYTGMLGIDALLNGRFDIALDVFRHLVLPALTLIIILSATILKVMRNSLLEALSSDYVRTARAKGLPDRTVNLKHARRNALLSVITLGGFLIIGLLGGSVITETIFAYPGVGQWVVQSAGQLDIPAVLGFALLSALVVVVVSTVTDILYGVVDPRVRFD from the coding sequence ATGCTCAATTTCATCATCCGCCGCCTCCTTCAGATCCCGCTGGTCATGCTGGTGCTGTCGATTCTGATTGTGGCCCTCACCATGTTGCTCACGCCTGCCCAGCGTGCGGCGGGCTATATCCGCAGCGAACAGCAGGCGGCGCAACTGGAACGCATCATTCGTGACCGGGGACTGGACCAGCCTTTCCCGGTGCAGTACGGCAAGTGGCTCAGCAGCACGCTGCACGGCGACCTGGGCTTTTCCAAGGCCAGCGGCCAGCCGGTGCTGGACACCATCAAGGCACGCCTGCCCAACACCATCGAGCTGTCCCTGGTCACCGCCATCCCCATCATCCTGCTCGGCGTCTGGCTGGGCACCCTCAGCGCGCTGCACAAGGATAAGTTTCTGGATCAGGTGTTGCGGGTCTTCGCGGTGCTGGGCTACAGCCTCCCGTCCTTCGTGCTGGGGATCGTGTTGCTGGCCGTGTTCTACGGCTATCTGGGCTGGTTGCCGGGGGCTGGGCAACTGGAGGTCATCAACCAGTTCTCGGTCGGGGACCTCAAGCGCTACACCGGGATGCTGGGGATCGACGCGCTGCTCAATGGCCGCTTCGACATCGCGCTCGACGTGTTCCGGCATTTGGTCCTGCCCGCGCTGACACTAATCATCATCCTGAGCGCCACCATCCTCAAGGTGATGCGCAACAGCCTGCTCGAAGCCCTGAGCAGTGACTACGTCCGGACGGCCCGCGCCAAGGGCCTGCCTGACCGGACCGTGAACCTCAAGCACGCGCGGCGCAACGCCCTGCTGTCGGTGATCACGCTGGGCGGCTTTTTGATCATCGGGCTGCTGGGCGGCTCGGTGATCACCGAGACGATCTTTGCCTACCCCGGAGTCGGGCAGTGGGTGGTCCAGTCGGCGGGGCAGCTCGATATTCCGGCCGTGCTGGGCTTCGCGCTGCTGTCGGCGCTGGTCGTGGTGGTGGTCAGTACCGTGACCGACATCCTGTACGGGGTCGTTGATCCCCGAGTGAGGTTTGACTGA
- a CDS encoding YgfZ/GcvT domain-containing protein yields MWTRIPSSALRLTGADRVDFVQGQMTNDLRGAPTPGLVACTFLNVRGQIEFFARAYKRPGDVYLHLDAGQAGDLAARLRRYIIFDQVEVQDVTEDLRTVHVWGGQSVPGWNAEGGDAQTFELGGATVLAGRVNRTGESGTDLHYLARQEAEVLAVLGGEEVPLARLDAARVQAGIPDVTRDGFVGTLPQEVGLDVGGPLPAISYRKGCYVGQEIMARLEARGNARYHLARLSGEGLPDRAEVTRGGKIVGQAGLHAGGLSLARLRKELVPGDAVEVGGVPASVQPLAPLPSDA; encoded by the coding sequence ATGTGGACCCGCATTCCTTCGAGCGCCCTGCGGCTGACCGGCGCAGACCGCGTGGACTTCGTGCAGGGGCAGATGACCAACGATCTGCGCGGCGCGCCGACACCCGGTCTGGTGGCCTGCACTTTCCTGAACGTGCGCGGGCAGATCGAGTTCTTCGCGCGGGCCTACAAGCGCCCGGGCGACGTGTACCTGCACCTGGACGCCGGACAGGCGGGGGACCTCGCCGCGCGGCTGCGGCGCTACATCATCTTCGATCAGGTCGAGGTGCAGGATGTGACGGAGGACCTGCGGACCGTCCATGTCTGGGGCGGGCAGAGTGTACCCGGCTGGAACGCGGAGGGCGGAGACGCCCAGACCTTCGAGCTGGGCGGGGCCACCGTCCTGGCGGGCCGCGTGAACCGCACCGGCGAATCGGGCACCGACCTGCACTACCTCGCCCGTCAGGAGGCGGAGGTGCTGGCGGTGCTGGGCGGCGAGGAAGTGCCGCTCGCCAGGCTGGACGCCGCGCGCGTGCAGGCGGGCATCCCCGACGTGACGCGGGACGGCTTTGTCGGCACGTTGCCGCAGGAGGTCGGGCTGGACGTGGGCGGGCCGCTCCCCGCCATCAGCTACCGCAAGGGCTGCTATGTGGGTCAGGAGATCATGGCGCGGCTGGAGGCGCGCGGCAACGCCCGTTACCACCTCGCGCGCCTGAGCGGGGAGGGCCTCCCCGACCGCGCCGAGGTGACGCGGGGCGGCAAGATCGTCGGTCAGGCGGGCCTGCACGCGGGGGGCCTGAGCCTCGCGCGGCTGCGGAAGGAACTCGTGCCGGGAGACGCGGTGGAGGTGGGCGGCGTTCCCGCCAGCGTTCAGCCGCTCGCCCCGCTGCCCAGCGATGCTTGA